The genomic segment CTTAAAAGCATTAGTAGGGTTAAAATTATTTAACTTCTACAGATGCTCCAGCTGCTTCTAAAGCTTCTTTCAAAGTTTCAGCTTCTTCTTTAGAAACGTTTTCTTTGATTGCTGCTGGTGCTCCATCAACTAATCCTTTAGCTTCTTTCAAGCCAAGGCCTGTAGCTTCACGTACAGCTTTGATAACTTTAATTTTTGAGTCTCCAGCAGAAGTTAATTCTACTGTAAATTCAGTTTGTTCAGCTGCTGATGATTCACCAGCACCTGCTGCTGCTACAGGAGCTGCTGCAGTTACGCCAAATTCTTCTTCGATTGCTTTTACTAAGTCGTTTAATTCTAAAATCGTTGATTCTTTCAAGTCAGCAACGATTTGTTCAATGTTTAATGCCATTGTTGGTTTCCTCCATTATTGGTTAGTTTTTTTTGGTTTAACTTACTTTTCTTTCAAAAAGAGATTGTTTGATTAAGCTACTTCTTCTTTTGATTCTGCAACTGCTTTGATAGCAAGTGCAGTATTGCGAACTGGTGCTTGAAGTACAGATAACAACATTGACAATAGACCGTCGCGGTCTGGCATAGTTGCAAGAGAATTCATTTCAGCGGCTGAAGAAACACGTCCTTCAATTACGCCACCTTTGATTTCTAAAGCTGAAGCTTCTTTAGCAAATTCAGCGATAATTTTTGCAGGTGCTACAACGTCATCGTTACTAAATGCAACGGCTGTAGGTCCTTTGAAAACATCGTCCATTCCTTCTAAACCTGCTGCTTGTGCTGCACGGCTCAAAACAGAATTTTTGATAACTTTCATTTGAATTCCTGCATCACGTAATTGTTTACGTAAATTAGTCACTTCTTCAACAGTTAATCCACGGTAGTCTACTACAACTACTGAAGCTGCTTCTTTAAATTTAGTTGATGCTAAATCAACTAAATCTTGTTTTTTTGCGATAGCTGCTTGACTCATAAATTTTTCACCTCCTGATCGATTGGCTAGAATTTCTTGTTTTTATGAACTTAAAGTCCTATAAATGCAAAAAACTCTATGTCACCTTAGACATAGAGGGATAATCGTATGTTCTCACATATTCATCCTCGGTAGGAAATTAAGGCACTCGCCACCTACTGTCTTCGGTAATATTTCTCAACCTAGACGATTTTAACAATTTATATCGCCCAGGTCAAGACTATTAATAATTATTTATTAAAACGATCCTGCATCAACTTTAACACCAGGTCCAAAAGTAGTTGTTACTGTAATGTTTTTGATGTATTCGCCTTTTGCAGTTGAAGGTTTAACTCTTAGCATTGTTTCGTTAATAGTTTTGAAGTTTTCAACTAATTTAGCATTGTCAAATGATACTTTACCGATTGGAGCATGAACATTTCCTGCTTTGTCAACACGGTAAGTCACTTTACCTGCTTTAATTTCGTTGATTGCTTTAGCAACGTCCATTGTAACAGTACCTGTTTTAGGGTTTGGCATTAAGCCTTTAGGTCCTAAAACACGTCCAAGACGTCCAACTTCAGCCATCATGTCTGGAGTTGCTACAACAACGTCGAAATCAAACCATCCGCCATTGATTTTTTGAACTAATTCAGCTTCTCCTACGTAGTCTGCACCAGCAGCTTCAGCTTCTTTAGCTTTTTCACCTTTAGCGAATACTAATACTTTTTGAGTTTTCCCTGTTCCATTTGGAAGAACAACTGCTCCACGAATTTGTTGATCAGCTTTCTTAGGGTCAACGCCAAGTCTATAAGCAACTTCTACAGTTGCATCAAATTTAGCGTAGTCAACTTCTTTAACTAATGCTACAGCTTCTTCTAATGAATAAGCTTTTAAAACATCAACTTTTTCAGCCGCTGCTAAATATTGTTTACTTTTTTTAGCCATAATTTTTTCCTCCTTGATTGTGGTTATAACGGTTTTACCTCCCACTTAATCCTTATAAAGTTATCTATAAGGGATACTGAGAAGCGGAATATAGAATTAACCTTCTACAGTGAATCCCATGCTTCGTGCAGTACCTTCGATCATTAACATAGCAGCATCAACATCTGCAGCGTTTAAGTCAGCCATTTTTGATTCTGCAATTTCTCTAACTTGGTCGCGAGTTACTTTTGCAACTTTTTTAGTGTTTGGTTCACCAGAACCAGATTCAACACCAGCAGCTTTTTTAAGTAAAACAGCAGCAGGTGGTGTTTTTGTAACAAATGTAAATGAACGATCTTCATATACAGAAATTACAACGGGAATGATTATTCCGTTTTGATCAGCAGTACGAGCGTTGAATTCTTTACAGAACCCCATAATGTTGATTTGTGCTTGCCCTAAAGCTGGACCTACCGGTGGAGCTGGAGTTGCTTTTCCTGCAGGAATTTGTAATTTAACTAATTTAACAACTTTCTTAGCCACGAGACATACCTCCTTGATTGAGTCCGTGATGTGGTTAATGGGGTTAATATTTCCCCTCCCACATTTGACGCATACGTAAAACGTACCAAGATACTATACCATCTGAAATTCAATTTTGCAACTACTTTTTAAACTTATTCGATTTTTTGGCTTGAGAGCGATAAACCGCTGTTTCTTTTATTGGTTCTTTTATCTGTTTCTCTGGCATCAACGCTTGTTCTTCTACTGATTTTTTAGAAACCTTCTTCATTTTTTTCTTTCTAATACGAGAATATATGGTGTAAATCACACCTACAATAACAGCATAGACAGCAAAAAACACAATAAATCCCCACAACCCTACTGCAGCATCAGCAAATTCCATATTACCCCTATTCGTAATGGCTTGTTGAATTTCAATAGCAAAAACCAATACCGTCATCATCGTAAAAGTATAAATAAAAGAAAGAATCGTTGTACTAAATTTCCATTTTCCAACAATTTTGAATAGGATATAGACCCCTATAAAGAAAACAATCCCTATAATGCCCATCACCCAGAAATGCAGATCTTTATCAGACATATTCATACCGAACAGCTGATTAAGGGTGTCATGAATTTCATTTACAATAGCTGCCAATATTAAAATAAGTTCTTTCATTCATTATTCACCTACTTAGTTCATCTTGAATTTAGTATACCACAGGCTTGTGACTTTTATTGATGCTTCTCAATGCATCATCGGTTGTAAACAAGAGGATAACAGTACCGCAGTTACCAGAAGATTCAAGTCTTAGTACCCTATAATCCAACTACACAAAAAAAGTGGGAACAGCTTGCCCCACTTCTTTCAATACTATTAAAACAAATCTTTGTTTACAGTTTATCTGCTTGTTCAAAGTCTAGTTCTGTACTTGTTTCACGACCAAACATCTCAACGTTAACTTTAAGTTTTGCTTTTTCCAATTCAATCTCAGTAATTTTACCTGTAAGGCCGCTAAATGCACCTTCAATGATTGTAACGGTTTCGCCAACTTCAAAGTTGATTTCTTGATGACGAGCACTCATACCGATACGGCGTAGAATAACTTCGATCTCTGAGTTTAAAAGAGGTGCCGGCTTGCTACCTGCTCCATGTGAGCCAACAAACCCTGTTACACCTGGAGTGTTACGAACAACGTACCAAGAATCATCAGACATGATCATTTCAACTAGAACGTATCCAGGAAATGTTTTTTTCATATTTGTTTTTTCTTTACCGTTTTTCACTTCTTTTTCTTCTTCTTCAGGGATAACTACTCGAAAAATATAATCCCCCATACCCATACTGTTAGCTCTAGACTCGATGTTTTGTTTTACTTTGTTCTCATATCCGGAATATGTGTGTAAGACATACCACTGTTTTGCACTTTCTATTTCTTCCACCTGTATCACTCCTATTCATTTTATTATTGATGTTTGTTTTTTGTTATTGGCTAGTTGACTACTTTTTATGACATACAAAAAAACCTTCATTTACTTTTAAAGAAGGTTTTGTGCATTTATTGTTGAACTTATTATACCACCATGTGTTCTTTCACGCTAGTGGTTTCTGTTTAACACCTTTTATAGAACCAAGTCTAAGATTGCATCTATACCGAAATCAACAACTGCAAAGAAAAGAACAAATAATAGACAGACGACAAAAACAGTCAATGTATATTTTCTAAGTTCTTTACCAGTAGGCCATGTGACTGATTTAATTTCTTGGCGTACATTACCAAAAAAGTTTTTTATTTTCTTCATTTTTTATTCCCTCCAAATTGGCATTGAGACTTCTTTTTATTTTGTTTCACGATGCAATGTATGTTGATTGCAATATTTACAGAATTTTTTTACTTCTAAGCGTTCTGTGCGATTTCCTTCATTCACTTTTTTAGAGTAATTTCTAGATCCACAAACAGAACAAGCTAGAGATGTTTTTTTACCACTCATTTTTTCACCTATTCTTTCTCCTAAACGGACGGACGAATGACATCTTACTAAATTTACCATCACTCGTGAAACATGTCAATTGCTGTTTTTGATCTTATCGAAACAATAAGCTTATAGCTAACAACACAACTTCGCTACTACAAAATAAAACAATATTTTTTATAGCAATCACAAAAGTTTCTGATTTTACTTGTTTCGCGTTATAAACAGCTAGATTTTTTCGCATAGGCAAGATCGTTACTACTAGAAGTAATAATATAGGATGCAACAAACCTAAAATAATTGCTATCACAACGACAGCATAACTTGAGTAAACCAGCCCATTAAACAATTGAACGGCTCTTTTTTTACCAATATAGAAAGGCAGTGTATAACGGTGATTTAAAATATCTTGTTCCAAATCACACGTATTATTTGCCAGCATAATATTTGCAATTAAAAATACAGCAGGCAGAGAAACAAGGAACAACGACAAGATGAGCACCATATCTCCTTCTACTATAAATCGTGTTCCTTCAAACGCTAAGCTTAATAAGGTTCCTGGCTCAACATTTACGAAGGCTGCAATAAAAAAGATCCCAAATCCCATTGTTAGCCCAGAAATAGGTTCTCCTAACGGCATTCTTGAAATTGGGACTGGTCCAAAAGTATAAAAAATCCCAATAAAAAAGCAAACAGCTCCGATCAGTAATAAAATAATATTTGTTCTAAATACAAGTATAATTCCTAAAAGAAACGCGATAACCAGCATAGCCACGATTAGGCGAACAACTAATTTCTCTGATAGTTTTTCTTGTCCGATAATATTTACTTCATCTTTGTACCCTTCGTCTTTAGCTTTCTGGTAATCCATCAAATTATTGATGGCTGTTGTTGTCATATCAAAAATAATCATACTCAAAAAGAAAAGAAGTGTATTGATTGGACTAAAAGAATCAAAATAATAAGTTGCAAACAATGTTCCTAGCAGAAAAGGAAAAAGGCTCGCTAACTTCGTTTGGATCTCCACTAATTTCAAAAATGTATTTATCGACATCGCTTATCCCTCTTCGCTAATTTTTCAATGTGAAATCATCATTCGTCAATTTAAAGGTATCTTTTAAACCATCAGATAAATAAACTTCTTTATCTTTAGTAACAAATATTGCGTCAACGTTTTCTAAGGTATTAACATATTCTAACCCTTCTACCAATCCTTTAGAGAAAAGTGATGTTGACAATCCATCTCCATCAATAGACTTCTCTGTGACTACACTTACTCCAGCTAGTTCATTATTAAAAGGATACCCTGTTTCAGGATTCATCAAATGATGGTAAGTTTCTCCATCCACTTCAAGAAATCGTTCATAGATTCCGGAAGTAACAATTGAACGGTCGCTTAAAGCTAAAGAACCTAAAATCGTTCCTCGCGTTTCAAACGGATCTTGGATTCCAACATTCCAAGCCACACCTTCACCTCTTGCACTATCTCCTAATACATAAACGTTACCACCTAGATCAATAATAGCTGTATCTACTTCATGTTCCTCTAACACTTCCACTACTTCATCTGTAATAAAACCTTTAGCGATTGCCCCTAAATCGACTCGCATGTCTTTTTCTGGAAGGTAAACTGTTTGGGCTTCATCATCAAACTGAACTTTTGTATAATCAACTAAAGCTAAAGCTTTATCAATTTCAGATTGCTCCGGCTTCCT from the Carnobacterium inhibens subsp. inhibens DSM 13024 genome contains:
- the rplJ gene encoding 50S ribosomal protein L10, whose amino-acid sequence is MSQAAIAKKQDLVDLASTKFKEAASVVVVDYRGLTVEEVTNLRKQLRDAGIQMKVIKNSVLSRAAQAAGLEGMDDVFKGPTAVAFSNDDVVAPAKIIAEFAKEASALEIKGGVIEGRVSSAAEMNSLATMPDRDGLLSMLLSVLQAPVRNTALAIKAVAESKEEVA
- the rplA gene encoding 50S ribosomal protein L1, which codes for MAKKSKQYLAAAEKVDVLKAYSLEEAVALVKEVDYAKFDATVEVAYRLGVDPKKADQQIRGAVVLPNGTGKTQKVLVFAKGEKAKEAEAAGADYVGEAELVQKINGGWFDFDVVVATPDMMAEVGRLGRVLGPKGLMPNPKTGTVTMDVAKAINEIKAGKVTYRVDKAGNVHAPIGKVSFDNAKLVENFKTINETMLRVKPSTAKGEYIKNITVTTTFGPGVKVDAGSF
- the menA gene encoding 1,4-dihydroxy-2-naphthoate polyprenyltransferase, which translates into the protein MSINTFLKLVEIQTKLASLFPFLLGTLFATYYFDSFSPINTLLFFLSMIIFDMTTTAINNLMDYQKAKDEGYKDEVNIIGQEKLSEKLVVRLIVAMLVIAFLLGIILVFRTNIILLLIGAVCFFIGIFYTFGPVPISRMPLGEPISGLTMGFGIFFIAAFVNVEPGTLLSLAFEGTRFIVEGDMVLILSLFLVSLPAVFLIANIMLANNTCDLEQDILNHRYTLPFYIGKKRAVQLFNGLVYSSYAVVVIAIILGLLHPILLLLVVTILPMRKNLAVYNAKQVKSETFVIAIKNIVLFCSSEVVLLAISLLFR
- the rplL gene encoding 50S ribosomal protein L7/L12 yields the protein MALNIEQIVADLKESTILELNDLVKAIEEEFGVTAAAPVAAAGAGESSAAEQTEFTVELTSAGDSKIKVIKAVREATGLGLKEAKGLVDGAPAAIKENVSKEEAETLKEALEAAGASVEVK
- a CDS encoding FAD:protein FMN transferase, translating into MRKKWAGKIMVSLIAGLFLLAGCGKETSTKERSLAKEPFERTEFLMGTVVKVTIYNQDKQEALDSAFERIEELAGLITVDEASGDSEVEKINSQAGIKPVEVSDDLYYLLQAAFDYSDTTAGSFDMTIGPITELWHIGFDDARKPEQSEIDKALALVDYTKVQFDDEAQTVYLPEKDMRVDLGAIAKGFITDEVVEVLEEHEVDTAIIDLGGNVYVLGDSARGEGVAWNVGIQDPFETRGTILGSLALSDRSIVTSGIYERFLEVDGETYHHLMNPETGYPFNNELAGVSVVTEKSIDGDGLSTSLFSKGLVEGLEYVNTLENVDAIFVTKDKEVYLSDGLKDTFKLTNDDFTLKN
- the rpmG gene encoding 50S ribosomal protein L33, giving the protein MSGKKTSLACSVCGSRNYSKKVNEGNRTERLEVKKFCKYCNQHTLHRETK
- the secE gene encoding preprotein translocase subunit SecE codes for the protein MKKIKNFFGNVRQEIKSVTWPTGKELRKYTLTVFVVCLLFVLFFAVVDFGIDAILDLVL
- the rplK gene encoding 50S ribosomal protein L11, encoding MAKKVVKLVKLQIPAGKATPAPPVGPALGQAQINIMGFCKEFNARTADQNGIIIPVVISVYEDRSFTFVTKTPPAAVLLKKAAGVESGSGEPNTKKVAKVTRDQVREIAESKMADLNAADVDAAMLMIEGTARSMGFTVEG
- the nusG gene encoding transcription termination/antitermination protein NusG; translation: MESAKQWYVLHTYSGYENKVKQNIESRANSMGMGDYIFRVVIPEEEEKEVKNGKEKTNMKKTFPGYVLVEMIMSDDSWYVVRNTPGVTGFVGSHGAGSKPAPLLNSEIEVILRRIGMSARHQEINFEVGETVTIIEGAFSGLTGKITEIELEKAKLKVNVEMFGRETSTELDFEQADKL